The Astyanax mexicanus isolate ESR-SI-001 chromosome 12, AstMex3_surface, whole genome shotgun sequence genome window below encodes:
- the rgl1 gene encoding ral guanine nucleotide dissociation stimulator-like 1 isoform X1, whose amino-acid sequence MISQYPLASLLPWPPLPLCLDLDRDGGGVALQRYQPRSPESSTRHWSSVQDWGEEVEEGAVYSVTLKRVQIQQAANKGARWLGAEGDRLPPGHTVSQLETCKIRSIRAGTLERLVETLLTAFGDNDLTYTSIFLSTYRAFASTQSVLELLLDKYGNMEDCNRESSPLQAGESRGAVRTALASILRAWLDQCPEDFQEPPSYPCLTRVLDFLQKAMPSSEPTRRAQSLLEQLQSQTSLESDTDGGFHGNSPFCLGEDEEVEIEVQEDFLSFSADLVAEQLTYMDALLFKKVVPHHCLGSVWSQRDKKENKQAAPTVRATITQFNAVAGCVVSTVLHQRHLRPHLRARIIQRWIDVAQECRIRKNFSSLKAIVSALQTNPIYRLKRAWACVHKDNMQVFEELSDIFSDHNNYLTSRELLMREGTSKFANLENCAKEHQKRSQKRLQLQKDAGAMQGTIPYLGTFLTDLTMLDTALPDLVEGGLINFEKRRREFEVIAQIKLLQSACNSYCLSPDSAFLRWFKSQSQHTEEESYALSCEIEGLGDSSPTSPKSRTSMVKRLSLLFLGVDATAASSPVRETPRSPPTGSSGESMDSVSVSSSDSSPSDSEGMTPTHTLHSQMKKMSESSSCTSLHSMDTSSSSASGPASLASPALPGSAPCTHRRCVSLTPLSPSSPCSPCLPPAYNTQAHDACIIRVSLEQGNGNLYKSIMLTNQDKTPAVISRAMAKHNLEEEQAEDYELVQVISDERELVIPDNANVFYAMNTSANFDFVLRARGSERRPVQLRSRCSSTLPRAQHRASLSLRLSKVTL is encoded by the exons AGTTCAGTGCAGGACTGgggggaggaggtggaggagggcgCCGTTTACAGCGTCACTCTCAAGAGGGTCCAGATCCAGCAGGCCGCAAACAAAGGAGCTCGATGGCTGGGG gCGGAGGGTGATCGTTTACCCCCGGGTCACACGGTCAGTCAGTTGGAGACGTGTAAAATCCGAAGTATCCGAGCGGGAACACTGGAGCGGCTTGTGGAGACGCTACTGACAGCATTCGGAGATAATGACCTCACCTACACCAGCATCTTCCTGTCCACATACAGGGCCTTCGCCAGCACCCAGAGCGTCCTGGAGCTGCTGCTGGACAa GTACGGGAACATGGAGGACTGTAACAGAGAGAGCAGTCCTCTTCAAGCAGGAGAAAGCAGAGGAGCTGTGAGAAC TGCGTTAGCGTCAATCTTGCGAGCGTGGTTGGATCAGTGCCCTGAGGATTTCCAGGAGCCACCGTCGTACCCCTGCCTGACCAGGGTGTTGGACTTCCTGCAGAAGGCCATGCCCAGCTCAGAGCCCACGCGCCGGGCACAGAGCCTGCTGGAGCAGCTGCAGAGCCAGACCAGCCTGGAGAGCGACACTGATg GAGGCTTCCATGGGAATAGTCCGTTCTGCCTGGGCGAAGACGAGGAAGTGGAGATCGAGGTGCAGGAGGACTTCCTGAGCTTTAGCGCCGACCTGGTGGCCGAACAGCTCACCTACATGGACGCG CTACTGTTTAAGAAGGTGGTCCCGCACCACTGTTTGGGCTCAGTTTGGTCACAGCGAGACAAAAAGGAGAACAAGCAGGCCGCGCCCACCGTCCGCGCCACCATAACCCAGTTTAACGCTGTGGCCGGCTGTGTGGTCAGCACCGTCCTCCACCAGCGCCACCTACGGCCACACCTGCGGGCTCGCATCATCCAGCGCTGGATTGATGtcgcacag GAGTGTCGAATCCGTAAGAACTTCTCCTCCCTCAAAGCGATCGTCTCAGCCCTGCAGACCAACCCCATCTACAGGCTGAAGCGAGCCTGGGCCTGTGTGCACAA AGACAACATGCAAGTGTTTGAGGAGCTTTCTGACATTTTCTCTGATCACAACAATTACCTGACCAGCCGAGAGCTGCTGATGAGG GAAGGAACGTCAAAATTTGCCAATCTGGAGAACTGCGCCAAAGAGCATCAGAAACGCTCTCAGAAGAGACTCCAGCTACAGAAAGATGCG GGGGCGATGCAGGGGACGATTCCTTACCTTGGCACATTTTTAACAGACCTGACGATGCTGGACACGGCACTGCCAGACCTGGTAGAG GGTGGTCTCATCAACTTTGAGAAGAGGAGGAGG gAGTTTGAGGTGATCGCTCAGATTAAGCTCCTGCAGTCTGCCTGTAACAGTTACTGCCTCAGCCCTGACTCAGCGTTCCTGCGCTGGTTTAAGAGCCAGTCCCAGCACACTGAGGAAGAGAG TTATGCTCTGTCCTGCGAGATTGAAGGTCTGGGAGACAGCAGCCCTACATCGCCCAAGTCCCGCACCAGCATGGTGAAAAGACTGAGCCT GCTTTTCCTGGGAGTGGATGCCACAGCTGCGAGCTCACCGGTGAGAGAAACGCCGAGGTCGCCTCCTACTGGCAGCTCCGGGGAGAGCATGGACTCGGTCAGCGTGTCCTCCAGTGACTCAAGTCCCTCAGACAGCGAGGGCATGACGCCTACGCACACGCTTCACTCTCAGATGAAGAAG ATGTCCGAGTCTTCCTCCTGTACCTCTCTCCATTCTATggacacctcctcctcctctgcgaGCGGTCCAGCATCTCTCGCCTCTCCAGCACTTCCAGGCTCCGCCCCCTGCACTCATCGCCGCTGTGTCTCGCTCACCCCCCTCTCCCCGTCCTCCCCCTGCTCGCCCTGCCTGCCCCCCGCCTACAACACCCAGGCCCACGACGCCTGCATCATCAGAGTCAGCCTGGAGCAGGGCAACGGAAACCTGTACAAGAGCATCATG ctGACCAATCAGGACAAAACCCCAGCCGTGATCAGCAGAGCCATGGCTAAGCACAACTTGGAAGAGGAGCAGGCAGAGGACTATGAGCTGGTCCAGGTCATCTCTGATGAGAGAG AGCTGGTGATCCCGGACAACGCCAACGTCTTCTACGCCATGAACACCTCGGCCAACTTTGACTTCGTTCTGCGCGCGAGAGGCTCCGAGAGACGGCCGGTTCAGCTGCGTTCTCGCTGCAGCTCCACACTCCCACGAGCACAGCACCGAGCCAGCCTGTCCCTCAGGCTCAGCAAGGTCACACTGTGA
- the rgl1 gene encoding ral guanine nucleotide dissociation stimulator-like 1 isoform X2, whose protein sequence is MRESLTMKFAWKSKMSSVQDWGEEVEEGAVYSVTLKRVQIQQAANKGARWLGAEGDRLPPGHTVSQLETCKIRSIRAGTLERLVETLLTAFGDNDLTYTSIFLSTYRAFASTQSVLELLLDKYGNMEDCNRESSPLQAGESRGAVRTALASILRAWLDQCPEDFQEPPSYPCLTRVLDFLQKAMPSSEPTRRAQSLLEQLQSQTSLESDTDGGFHGNSPFCLGEDEEVEIEVQEDFLSFSADLVAEQLTYMDALLFKKVVPHHCLGSVWSQRDKKENKQAAPTVRATITQFNAVAGCVVSTVLHQRHLRPHLRARIIQRWIDVAQECRIRKNFSSLKAIVSALQTNPIYRLKRAWACVHKDNMQVFEELSDIFSDHNNYLTSRELLMREGTSKFANLENCAKEHQKRSQKRLQLQKDAGAMQGTIPYLGTFLTDLTMLDTALPDLVEGGLINFEKRRREFEVIAQIKLLQSACNSYCLSPDSAFLRWFKSQSQHTEEESYALSCEIEGLGDSSPTSPKSRTSMVKRLSLLFLGVDATAASSPVRETPRSPPTGSSGESMDSVSVSSSDSSPSDSEGMTPTHTLHSQMKKMSESSSCTSLHSMDTSSSSASGPASLASPALPGSAPCTHRRCVSLTPLSPSSPCSPCLPPAYNTQAHDACIIRVSLEQGNGNLYKSIMLTNQDKTPAVISRAMAKHNLEEEQAEDYELVQVISDERELVIPDNANVFYAMNTSANFDFVLRARGSERRPVQLRSRCSSTLPRAQHRASLSLRLSKVTL, encoded by the exons AGTTCAGTGCAGGACTGgggggaggaggtggaggagggcgCCGTTTACAGCGTCACTCTCAAGAGGGTCCAGATCCAGCAGGCCGCAAACAAAGGAGCTCGATGGCTGGGG gCGGAGGGTGATCGTTTACCCCCGGGTCACACGGTCAGTCAGTTGGAGACGTGTAAAATCCGAAGTATCCGAGCGGGAACACTGGAGCGGCTTGTGGAGACGCTACTGACAGCATTCGGAGATAATGACCTCACCTACACCAGCATCTTCCTGTCCACATACAGGGCCTTCGCCAGCACCCAGAGCGTCCTGGAGCTGCTGCTGGACAa GTACGGGAACATGGAGGACTGTAACAGAGAGAGCAGTCCTCTTCAAGCAGGAGAAAGCAGAGGAGCTGTGAGAAC TGCGTTAGCGTCAATCTTGCGAGCGTGGTTGGATCAGTGCCCTGAGGATTTCCAGGAGCCACCGTCGTACCCCTGCCTGACCAGGGTGTTGGACTTCCTGCAGAAGGCCATGCCCAGCTCAGAGCCCACGCGCCGGGCACAGAGCCTGCTGGAGCAGCTGCAGAGCCAGACCAGCCTGGAGAGCGACACTGATg GAGGCTTCCATGGGAATAGTCCGTTCTGCCTGGGCGAAGACGAGGAAGTGGAGATCGAGGTGCAGGAGGACTTCCTGAGCTTTAGCGCCGACCTGGTGGCCGAACAGCTCACCTACATGGACGCG CTACTGTTTAAGAAGGTGGTCCCGCACCACTGTTTGGGCTCAGTTTGGTCACAGCGAGACAAAAAGGAGAACAAGCAGGCCGCGCCCACCGTCCGCGCCACCATAACCCAGTTTAACGCTGTGGCCGGCTGTGTGGTCAGCACCGTCCTCCACCAGCGCCACCTACGGCCACACCTGCGGGCTCGCATCATCCAGCGCTGGATTGATGtcgcacag GAGTGTCGAATCCGTAAGAACTTCTCCTCCCTCAAAGCGATCGTCTCAGCCCTGCAGACCAACCCCATCTACAGGCTGAAGCGAGCCTGGGCCTGTGTGCACAA AGACAACATGCAAGTGTTTGAGGAGCTTTCTGACATTTTCTCTGATCACAACAATTACCTGACCAGCCGAGAGCTGCTGATGAGG GAAGGAACGTCAAAATTTGCCAATCTGGAGAACTGCGCCAAAGAGCATCAGAAACGCTCTCAGAAGAGACTCCAGCTACAGAAAGATGCG GGGGCGATGCAGGGGACGATTCCTTACCTTGGCACATTTTTAACAGACCTGACGATGCTGGACACGGCACTGCCAGACCTGGTAGAG GGTGGTCTCATCAACTTTGAGAAGAGGAGGAGG gAGTTTGAGGTGATCGCTCAGATTAAGCTCCTGCAGTCTGCCTGTAACAGTTACTGCCTCAGCCCTGACTCAGCGTTCCTGCGCTGGTTTAAGAGCCAGTCCCAGCACACTGAGGAAGAGAG TTATGCTCTGTCCTGCGAGATTGAAGGTCTGGGAGACAGCAGCCCTACATCGCCCAAGTCCCGCACCAGCATGGTGAAAAGACTGAGCCT GCTTTTCCTGGGAGTGGATGCCACAGCTGCGAGCTCACCGGTGAGAGAAACGCCGAGGTCGCCTCCTACTGGCAGCTCCGGGGAGAGCATGGACTCGGTCAGCGTGTCCTCCAGTGACTCAAGTCCCTCAGACAGCGAGGGCATGACGCCTACGCACACGCTTCACTCTCAGATGAAGAAG ATGTCCGAGTCTTCCTCCTGTACCTCTCTCCATTCTATggacacctcctcctcctctgcgaGCGGTCCAGCATCTCTCGCCTCTCCAGCACTTCCAGGCTCCGCCCCCTGCACTCATCGCCGCTGTGTCTCGCTCACCCCCCTCTCCCCGTCCTCCCCCTGCTCGCCCTGCCTGCCCCCCGCCTACAACACCCAGGCCCACGACGCCTGCATCATCAGAGTCAGCCTGGAGCAGGGCAACGGAAACCTGTACAAGAGCATCATG ctGACCAATCAGGACAAAACCCCAGCCGTGATCAGCAGAGCCATGGCTAAGCACAACTTGGAAGAGGAGCAGGCAGAGGACTATGAGCTGGTCCAGGTCATCTCTGATGAGAGAG AGCTGGTGATCCCGGACAACGCCAACGTCTTCTACGCCATGAACACCTCGGCCAACTTTGACTTCGTTCTGCGCGCGAGAGGCTCCGAGAGACGGCCGGTTCAGCTGCGTTCTCGCTGCAGCTCCACACTCCCACGAGCACAGCACCGAGCCAGCCTGTCCCTCAGGCTCAGCAAGGTCACACTGTGA